The proteins below come from a single Garra rufa chromosome 3, GarRuf1.0, whole genome shotgun sequence genomic window:
- the sult5a1 gene encoding sulfotransferase family 5A, member 1 produces MARLDVTETFHSIMFPGHLHTEDSLNYATNFRFQDTDTVIVTYPKSGTTWMQEIITLVLSKGDPTVAQNQPNWARAPWLEQYYCPDVLKATTGPRIITTHLPYHLLAPALQHSKAKVIYVARNLKDVSVSYYHFHKMANFLPDPGTFSDFLNDFLKGAVHYGSWFDHIKGWTSNAKDIHNFLYMTYEEMCQDLHESVQKVSNFLQFPLIEDELILAQKHCSFNSMKENAMVNYTLIPQEIMDHNKGKFMRKGKVGDWKNTFTEEQSRLADDVYSSQMADSSLLFKWDCPEESRRPLMTINTSESQT; encoded by the exons ATGGCTCGACTAGATGTCACCGAAACTTTTCACAGCATCATGTTTCCCGGGCACCTGCATACTGAAGACTCATTGAATTATGCAACCAACTTCAGGTTTCAGGACACCGATACTGTGATTGTCACCTACCCAAAATCAG GAACCACATGGATGCAGGAAATCATAACTCTGGTTTTGAGTAAAGGGGACCCAACTGTAGCCCAAAATCAGCCTAACTGGGCCCGTGCGCCATGGCTTGAGCAGTACTACTGCCCTGATGTTCTAAAAGCCACTACCGGGCCTCGTATTATTACTACACATCTGCCTTACCACCTGCTGGCACCGGCCCTGCAACACTCCAAAGCAAAG GTTATATATGTAGCCAGAAATCTCAAAGATGTGTCTGTTTCATACTATCACTTCCACAAGATGGCCAATTTTCTCCCTGACCCAGGCACTTTCTCTGATTTTCTAAACGACTTCCTGAAGGGTGCAG TGCATTATGGCTCTTGGTTTGATCATATCAAGGGCTGGACCAGCAACGCCAAAGATATTCACAACTTTCTTTACATGACGTATGAGGAAATGTGTCAG GATCTTCATGAGTCTGTTCAGAAAGTGAGCAATTTCCTGCAGTTCCCTTTAATTGAGGATGAGCTGATCCTTGCTCAGAAGCACTGTAGCTTCAATAGCATGAAGGAAAATGCCATGGTGAACTACACTCTCATTCCTCAGGAGATCATGGACCACAACAAGGGCAAGTTCATGAGGAAAG GTAAAGTCGGAGACTGGAAGAACACATTCACAGAGGAGCAGAGTCGTCTTGCTGATGACGTTTACTCTTCACAGATGGCAGATTCCTCACTGCTGTTTAAATGGGATTGCCCTGAGGAGTCTCGAAGGCCCTTGATGACCATTAATACTTCGGAATCTCAAACATGA